A single window of Larimichthys crocea isolate SSNF chromosome XII, L_crocea_2.0, whole genome shotgun sequence DNA harbors:
- the asphd1 gene encoding aspartate beta-hydroxylase domain-containing protein 2 yields MHWSMNTLPLPPYVELGVHSLSGLLWTLLLLFLWHCYRMGSDLPIPGHAHAVKLKSGSRRSIISRGGSCAGTKCSARSKLSRSDQITPFISMETEEDEEQGQGYLTPVLSHALFPAQASAEAKKLYAALQEYAKRYSWVGMGRIHKGLREQVRLNDHSAIQKPHLFFLPDVPSVPFFPRDAHRHDIEVLEANYSIILTEFKAVYQRGIDPKLGWTCMGPKGQAVFPLYSAGVCVAGNCRSCPCTYRTLLSLRTFISSNSLGSAGFWLLGPGATLGSSYGPTNTRLRCHLGLQTPPSCELVVGGEPQCWSEGHCLLVDDSFLHTVSHKGPPDAGPRVILSVDLWHPNVAAAERQALDFMFSPDL; encoded by the exons ATGCATTGGTCAATGAACACACTACCTTTGCCTCCATATGTTGAGCTGGGTGTCCATTCGCTGAGTGGCCTTCTGTGGACTCTACTATTACTTTTTCTGTGGCACTGTTATCGGATGGGCTCTGACCTGCCAATCCCAGGCCACGCACATGCTGTAAAGCTCAAGTCAGGCTCAAGACGGTCCATTATATCCCGTGGCGGTAGCTGTGCTGGAACAAAGTGTAGTGCCCGATCCAAGCTGTCGAGGAGTGATCAAATTACTCCCTTtatttccatggaaacagaggaggatgaggagcagGGACAGGGCTACCTCACCCCAGTGCTGAGTCATGCCTTGTTCCCAGCCCAGGCATCTGCAGAAGCCAAGAAACTGTACGCAGCACTGCAAGAGTATGCCAAGCGTTACAGTTGGGTGGGCATGGGACGCATTCATAAGGGTCTCCGTGAGCAG GTCAGACTGAATGATCACTCTGCTATACAGAAGCCTCATCTTTTCTTCCTGCCAGATGTCCCTAGTGTTCCTTTCTTTCCCCGTGATGCTCATCGACATGACATTGAGGTGTTGGAAGCCAACTACTCTATAATCTTGACGGAATTTAAGGCAGTTTACCAGCGGGGCATCGACCCAAAATTAGGCTGGACCTGTATGGGACCAAAg GGCCAGGCAGTGTTTCCTTTGTACAGCGCAGGTGTCTGTGTGGCAGGAAACTGTCGCTCCTGTCCCTGCACCTACCGgacacttctctctctccgtACATTTATAAGCAGCAACTCATTGGGATCTGCTGGATTTTGGTTATTGGGACCTGGAGCTACATTAGGGAGCTCATATGGACCCACCAATACACGCTTACGTTGTCATCTTG GTCTGCAGACTCCACCCTCATGTGAGCTGGTGGTGGGAGGGGAGCCTCAGTGCTGGTCAGAGGGACACTGCCTCCTGGTTGATGACTCGTTCCTTCACACTGTCTCCCACAAGG GGCCTCCAGATGCTGGACCTCGAGTCATTTTGAGTGTCGACCTCTGGCATCCAAatgtggctgcagcagagaggcaAGCATTGGATTTCATGTTCAGCCCTGACCTTTGA